In Prevotella sp. oral taxon 475, one DNA window encodes the following:
- the der gene encoding ribosome biogenesis GTPase Der, which translates to MANLVAIVGRPNVGKSTLFNRLTKTRSAIVSDTAGTTRDRQYGKCDWAGREFSVVDTGGWVVNSEDIFEDAIRRQVLIATEEADLVLFLVDVNTGITDLDEDVAAILRRTKVPVVLVVNKADSNEQIYEAPVFYSLGLGDPYPISAATGSGTGDLLDVVLDKLQPVETEEVEDGIPRFAVVGRPNAGKSSIINAFIGEDRNIVTEIAGTTRDSIYTRFDKFGFDFYLVDTAGIRRKNKVTEDLEFYSVMRSIRSIEHSDVCILMIDATRGIEAQDMNIFQLIQKNQKSLVVVVNKWDLVQDKDQNVIKTFENAIRERMAPFVDFPIIFASALTKQRIFRVLETAKQVYLNRKARVGTSKLNEVMLPLIEAYPPPSTKGKYIKIKYCTQLPNTQIPSFVFYANLPQYVKENYRRFLENKIRENWDMHGCPINVFIRQK; encoded by the coding sequence ATGGCAAATTTAGTAGCAATCGTTGGACGGCCCAATGTGGGCAAATCCACCTTATTTAATCGACTCACAAAGACCCGTAGTGCTATCGTTAGCGATACTGCCGGCACCACACGAGACCGTCAATACGGTAAGTGCGACTGGGCAGGACGCGAGTTTTCCGTAGTAGACACGGGCGGATGGGTAGTCAATTCGGAAGACATCTTCGAGGATGCCATCCGTCGTCAGGTGCTCATTGCCACCGAAGAGGCCGATCTTGTGCTCTTCCTCGTCGATGTCAACACCGGCATAACCGACCTGGACGAAGACGTGGCCGCCATTTTACGCCGAACAAAGGTGCCCGTAGTGCTGGTGGTAAACAAAGCCGACAGCAACGAACAGATATACGAAGCTCCGGTGTTCTATTCGCTCGGACTGGGCGACCCCTATCCCATTAGTGCAGCAACGGGAAGCGGAACGGGCGACTTGCTCGACGTTGTGCTCGACAAACTCCAGCCCGTAGAGACCGAAGAGGTAGAAGACGGCATCCCGCGCTTTGCCGTTGTGGGCCGCCCCAATGCCGGAAAGAGCAGCATCATCAACGCTTTCATCGGCGAAGACCGCAATATCGTTACCGAGATAGCCGGCACGACACGCGACAGTATCTATACGCGCTTCGATAAATTCGGGTTCGATTTCTATCTCGTTGATACCGCCGGGATACGTCGAAAGAACAAAGTCACCGAGGATTTGGAATTCTACAGCGTCATGCGTTCCATCCGTTCCATCGAGCATAGCGATGTTTGCATCCTGATGATCGATGCCACCCGCGGCATCGAAGCACAGGACATGAACATCTTTCAGTTGATACAGAAGAACCAGAAGTCGCTTGTCGTCGTAGTCAACAAGTGGGATTTGGTGCAGGACAAAGACCAAAACGTCATCAAGACCTTCGAAAATGCCATCCGCGAACGCATGGCTCCCTTTGTCGATTTCCCCATCATCTTTGCCTCGGCCCTCACCAAGCAGCGTATCTTCCGTGTGCTCGAGACGGCCAAGCAGGTGTATCTCAACCGTAAAGCACGTGTGGGAACCTCGAAACTCAACGAGGTGATGCTCCCGCTGATCGAAGCTTATCCACCACCTTCCACCAAAGGGAAGTACATCAAAATCAAGTATTGCACGCAGTTACCCAACACGCAGATCCCCTCGTTTGTGTTCTATGCCAATCTGCCGCAATATGTCAAAGAGAACTATCGCCGCTTTCTCGAAAATAAGATACGCGAAAATTGGGATATGCACGGTTGCCCTATCAACGTGTTTATCCGACAGAAATAA
- the rpmF gene encoding 50S ribosomal protein L32 produces MAHPKRRQSKTRTLKRRTHDKAVAPTLALCPNCGAYHVYHTVCPTCGQYRGKVAIVKEEIAE; encoded by the coding sequence ATGGCACATCCTAAAAGAAGACAGTCGAAAACTCGCACGCTGAAGAGAAGAACTCACGATAAGGCTGTTGCTCCTACACTGGCACTTTGCCCTAACTGTGGCGCTTATCATGTATATCATACCGTTTGTCCCACCTGCGGACAATACCGCGGAAAGGTGGCTATCGTCAAGGAAGAGATTGCAGAATAA
- a CDS encoding DUF177 domain-containing protein — MEFDVNDDFFRAIDAPEVQRGELKVELEVDRRVDLFELNFHVKGSVSIPCDLCLDEMQQSVDTDHRLIVRFGEANSESEEMVIVEEESGVLDLSWFVYETIALAIPIRHVHESGLCNPEMIDSLKAHVAHTDGNGPTEQAVDPRWMKLKQIKNNIKD, encoded by the coding sequence ATGGAATTCGACGTAAACGACGACTTTTTTCGGGCTATTGACGCGCCCGAAGTGCAAAGAGGAGAGCTCAAAGTAGAGCTGGAAGTCGACAGAAGAGTCGATCTTTTCGAGCTGAACTTTCATGTAAAAGGTTCGGTCAGCATTCCTTGCGACCTCTGTCTCGACGAAATGCAGCAGTCTGTCGACACGGATCATCGACTGATTGTGAGATTCGGAGAAGCAAATTCGGAAAGCGAAGAGATGGTGATCGTGGAAGAAGAAAGCGGTGTTCTCGACCTGTCGTGGTTCGTTTACGAGACGATTGCACTGGCTATTCCTATTCGACATGTGCACGAATCTGGCCTATGTAACCCCGAAATGATAGACAGCCTCAAGGCACATGTGGCTCATACCGATGGAAACGGACCGACAGAACAGGCCGTAGACCCACGGTGGATGAAACTGAAACAAATAAAAAACAATATTAAAGATTAA
- a CDS encoding glycoside hydrolase family 2 TIM barrel-domain containing protein, whose product MKTFFFEVAFAVMAAPVGAQNAVQPTFTEWHDLQVNQVNRLPMHTGIFPFESTELALTGDRKASDRFLSLHGQWKFRWVANADERPTGFFSEDFDDRHWANLPLPGIWELNGYGDPIYVNVGFAWRGHFKNHPPEVPVKDNHVGSYRRTVTIPDDWDGRQVVAHFGSVTSNLYLWVNGRYVGYSEDSKVAPEFDITPYLRKGENLIAFQTFRWCDGSYCEDQDFWRLSGVARDTYLYARNKETHVDDLRITPDLVNNYMDGVLDLKFNLTGAACIDIDLLDAEGKRVAALQLDTAAVRKNDNQLFLASPKRWTAETPYLYTLVAKVKTPPVTRRMGRRRVVSSDGKLVEVLTQKVGFRKVEIKDAQLLVNGQPVLIKGVNRHEIDPDGGYVVSRERMIQDIRLMKQLNINAVRTCHYPDDPVWYDLCDQYGLYIVAEANQESHGFQYGDDAPSKQPAFARQILERNQNNVQTHFNHPCIIVWSLGNETADGPNFTAAYQWVKSQDASRPVQYERGGENGPNTDIACPMYRTHQECEAYAKDETKTRPLIQCEYNHTMGNSSGGFKEYWDLVRKYPKYQGGFIWDFVDQGLRGKDQEGREIYKYGGDYNDYDASDNNFNCNGIVNPDRRPNPHASEIAYWQQNIWVKPVDLKAGRVSIYNENFFRDLSNYKLVWRVLKNGRSVQTGEVNQLEVVPQRTETLVLPYQLDKVCPHAEVLLDIDFVLKNDEPLLPAGTRVAYAQFCLQEGSCFRKVEPCEPMTKETKLKLVDAKKAATVSVENAVFKMEFDKETGLLQTYVVRGQSLLGDGGRLRPNFWRAVTDNDMGAGLQKTYRPWCHPSLLLKSLTARYEKKANTAQVVARYDMPEVQAQLTLTYDILANGTLQVTQAMTTTPGAKVPDLFRFGMLMQLPYGMDCSTFYGRGPIENYADRKLSQNVGIYQQTADEQFYAYIRPQETGTKSDIRWWRQEDAKGFGFRILSPELFSASALHYAIADLDDGLEKEQRHSPQVPRSRYTELTLDLLQTGLGGVDSWSERGIALPPYRVPYADRTFRFTLVPVQQKGCQSITPVEAHEGKSKADHDS is encoded by the coding sequence ATGAAGACATTCTTTTTTGAGGTTGCCTTTGCTGTGATGGCTGCACCGGTTGGTGCGCAAAATGCCGTGCAACCCACCTTTACCGAGTGGCACGATTTACAGGTGAATCAGGTGAATCGCTTGCCGATGCACACCGGAATTTTTCCCTTCGAGAGCACCGAACTGGCCTTAACGGGCGATAGAAAGGCTTCAGACCGTTTTCTTTCGTTGCACGGACAGTGGAAGTTTCGTTGGGTGGCAAATGCCGACGAACGCCCAACGGGATTCTTTTCCGAAGACTTCGATGATCGTCATTGGGCTAACTTGCCCCTGCCTGGCATCTGGGAACTGAACGGATATGGCGATCCCATTTACGTCAACGTAGGTTTTGCCTGGCGAGGACATTTTAAAAACCATCCACCCGAGGTGCCCGTGAAAGATAATCACGTGGGTAGTTACCGCCGAACGGTCACGATCCCCGATGATTGGGACGGTCGACAGGTGGTGGCTCACTTCGGATCGGTGACATCCAATCTCTATCTTTGGGTGAATGGAAGATACGTAGGCTACTCAGAAGACAGCAAGGTGGCCCCCGAATTCGACATCACGCCCTATCTGAGAAAGGGGGAAAATCTCATCGCTTTTCAAACGTTTCGTTGGTGCGACGGCTCTTATTGCGAGGATCAAGACTTCTGGCGGCTCTCCGGAGTGGCACGAGACACGTATCTCTATGCCCGTAACAAAGAGACGCATGTAGACGATCTGCGCATTACTCCCGACTTGGTGAACAATTATATGGATGGCGTGCTCGACCTCAAATTCAATCTCACCGGTGCGGCTTGCATCGACATCGATCTTCTGGATGCCGAGGGCAAACGGGTGGCGGCTTTGCAACTGGACACGGCCGCTGTGAGAAAAAATGACAATCAGCTGTTTTTAGCCAGTCCGAAACGGTGGACTGCCGAGACGCCTTACCTCTATACGCTCGTGGCAAAGGTGAAAACGCCGCCCGTAACCCGACGAATGGGGCGGCGTCGGGTGGTGTCTTCTGATGGAAAACTGGTGGAAGTGCTGACGCAAAAAGTGGGATTCCGCAAGGTGGAGATCAAAGATGCACAGCTGTTGGTGAACGGTCAGCCGGTGCTCATCAAGGGTGTCAACCGCCATGAAATAGATCCTGACGGGGGATATGTGGTGAGTCGCGAACGGATGATTCAGGATATCCGTCTCATGAAGCAGCTCAACATCAACGCTGTTCGCACCTGTCATTATCCCGACGACCCCGTTTGGTACGACCTTTGCGACCAATATGGCCTTTACATCGTGGCCGAAGCCAATCAGGAATCGCACGGTTTTCAGTATGGTGACGATGCTCCCTCGAAGCAACCCGCCTTTGCACGGCAGATATTGGAACGTAATCAGAACAACGTGCAGACCCACTTCAATCATCCCTGCATCATTGTTTGGAGTCTGGGAAATGAGACTGCAGACGGCCCTAACTTCACGGCGGCTTATCAATGGGTGAAATCGCAGGATGCAAGTCGGCCCGTTCAGTATGAGCGTGGAGGAGAGAATGGCCCCAATACGGACATTGCCTGCCCGATGTATCGCACCCATCAGGAATGCGAGGCCTATGCCAAGGACGAGACAAAGACGCGTCCGCTCATTCAATGTGAGTATAATCACACGATGGGAAACTCGTCTGGAGGTTTTAAAGAGTATTGGGATCTGGTGCGAAAATACCCCAAATATCAGGGTGGATTTATCTGGGACTTCGTTGATCAGGGTCTTCGCGGGAAGGATCAAGAGGGCCGTGAGATCTATAAATACGGTGGAGACTATAACGACTACGATGCGTCGGACAATAACTTCAACTGCAATGGCATCGTCAATCCCGATCGTCGACCTAATCCTCACGCCTCGGAGATTGCTTATTGGCAGCAGAATATCTGGGTGAAACCGGTGGATTTGAAGGCCGGACGGGTGAGTATCTATAATGAGAACTTCTTCCGCGATCTCTCTAATTACAAGCTGGTGTGGCGTGTTCTCAAAAATGGCAGATCGGTACAGACGGGCGAAGTGAATCAGTTGGAGGTGGTTCCGCAACGCACGGAGACCCTTGTGTTGCCCTATCAGTTGGACAAAGTGTGTCCGCATGCCGAGGTGCTGCTCGATATCGACTTTGTTTTGAAGAACGACGAACCGCTTCTTCCGGCTGGCACTCGCGTGGCTTATGCGCAGTTTTGCTTGCAGGAGGGCAGTTGTTTCCGAAAGGTGGAGCCATGCGAACCCATGACGAAGGAGACGAAACTCAAACTCGTCGATGCGAAAAAGGCAGCAACGGTGAGCGTGGAGAATGCTGTTTTCAAGATGGAATTCGACAAAGAGACGGGCTTGCTCCAAACTTATGTCGTGCGGGGGCAGAGCCTGTTGGGCGACGGTGGCAGGCTTCGACCCAACTTCTGGAGGGCTGTTACCGATAATGACATGGGTGCCGGACTGCAAAAGACGTATCGTCCCTGGTGCCATCCCTCCTTGTTGCTTAAAAGTCTGACCGCCCGATACGAAAAGAAAGCCAACACAGCGCAGGTCGTGGCACGTTATGATATGCCCGAGGTGCAGGCCCAACTCACGCTCACCTATGATATTCTGGCCAACGGAACTCTGCAAGTGACGCAGGCCATGACGACCACTCCGGGTGCAAAAGTGCCCGATCTCTTCCGCTTCGGCATGCTCATGCAATTGCCTTATGGGATGGATTGCAGTACATTCTACGGTCGTGGACCCATCGAAAACTATGCCGACCGCAAGCTGTCACAGAACGTTGGCATCTATCAACAAACCGCCGACGAGCAGTTTTATGCCTATATCCGCCCGCAAGAAACGGGCACGAAGAGCGACATTCGTTGGTGGCGACAGGAGGATGCGAAGGGATTCGGTTTCCGGATCCTTAGTCCCGAACTTTTCTCCGCTTCTGCCTTGCACTACGCCATTGCCGATTTGGACGACGGTTTAGAGAAAGAACAACGCCATTCGCCGCAGGTTCCCCGTTCGCGTTACACCGAACTGACGCTCGACTTGCTGCAAACCGGTCTTGGTGGGGTCGACTCCTGGAGCGAACGAGGCATTGCTCTGCCGCCCTATCGTGTGCCTTATGCCGATCGCACCTTCCGTTTTACCCTGGTTCCGGTTCAACAAAAAGGTTGTCAGTCGATAACACCCGTAGAGGCTCATGAAGGAAAATCCAAGGCCGACCACGACTCATAA
- the era gene encoding GTPase Era has translation MHKAGFVNIVGNPNVGKSTLMNQLVGERISIATFKAQTTRHRIMGIVNTDDMQIVFSDTPGVLKPNYKLQESMLAFSESALKDADVLLYVTDVVENPEKNLDFLEKVRGMTIPVLLLINKIDESNPKALAHIVERWHKLLPNAEILPISAKNKFGTDLLLKRIKELLPDSPPYFDKDQLTDKPARFFVSEIIREKILLYYDKEVPYSVEVKVESFKETEKIIHINAVIYVERDSQKGIIIGHQGVALKKVSTEARKTLERFFDKSIYLETFVKVDKDWRSSKRELDGFGYNPE, from the coding sequence ATGCATAAAGCAGGATTTGTAAACATCGTGGGCAATCCCAATGTGGGGAAGAGCACGTTGATGAACCAATTGGTGGGCGAACGTATCTCGATAGCCACCTTTAAGGCACAAACCACACGCCATCGCATCATGGGCATCGTCAATACAGACGACATGCAGATTGTATTCTCGGACACACCGGGAGTGCTCAAACCTAATTACAAACTGCAAGAGTCGATGTTGGCCTTTTCCGAATCAGCTCTAAAAGATGCCGATGTGTTGCTTTATGTCACCGATGTGGTTGAAAATCCCGAGAAAAACCTCGACTTCTTGGAGAAAGTACGAGGGATGACGATTCCCGTTCTGCTGCTCATCAACAAGATAGATGAGAGCAATCCAAAGGCGTTGGCACATATTGTGGAGCGTTGGCACAAGCTATTGCCCAACGCAGAGATACTTCCCATATCGGCTAAGAACAAGTTTGGCACCGACCTATTGCTCAAACGAATCAAAGAACTCTTGCCCGATTCTCCGCCTTACTTCGACAAAGATCAGCTCACCGATAAGCCGGCGCGATTCTTCGTGAGCGAGATCATCCGCGAAAAGATACTGCTCTACTACGATAAAGAGGTGCCTTACTCGGTGGAAGTGAAGGTAGAAAGTTTCAAAGAGACAGAGAAAATCATCCATATCAACGCCGTCATCTATGTGGAACGCGACAGTCAGAAAGGCATTATCATTGGTCATCAAGGCGTGGCGTTGAAGAAAGTGAGCACGGAGGCTCGCAAAACATTGGAACGTTTCTTCGATAAGAGCATCTATCTCGAGACCTTTGTGAAGGTAGATAAAGACTGGCGCAGCTCAAAAAGAGAATTAGACGGTTTCGGTTATAACCCAGAATAA
- a CDS encoding RagB/SusD family nutrient uptake outer membrane protein — translation MRSVKSLFTLTAILLTIGPGLFSCLDDQPRDRLSEAQVFDSPASLYLNTVGELYNYIGGEADGNGLQGTYRGVYDYNTFTTDEAIIPIRGADWYDGGFWQRLYRHEWSADDQELYTLWCYLYKVVVLCNDALGRLDKHRSLLTTGQYESYRAEVRAIRAMFYYYLIDLFGNVPLLTAPESKVNRVTNTRRSEVFSFAFDELQTVAPQLAPTPSHHMGNYYGRLTRPVAYFLLAKLALNAEVFSCDNPTTTARKAGRDIYFTVNGVQMNAWQTVIHYCNRIADLGYRLENNYADNFKIHNENSAENIFTIPMDKHLYANQYQYLFRSRNYHHGKALGLGSENGACATLSTVRAFGYGTPQVDHRYALNFYSDTILVDGDTVRLDDGTPLVYQPLEVQCNLSASRYIKTAGARMSKYEIDRKAFFDGKLQDNDIVLYRYADVLLMLAEAKVRNGQNGDAELHLVRARAGMGPRTATLDNILAERLLELMWEGWRRQDLIRFSKFTQAYDLRTPLTGESNGHTTLFPIPNRAIGANKRLQPNSAF, via the coding sequence ATGCGTTCCGTCAAGTCTCTTTTCACGCTCACAGCTATTCTGTTGACCATTGGACCGGGGCTCTTCTCATGTCTCGACGACCAGCCTCGCGACCGTCTTTCGGAAGCGCAGGTCTTCGATTCGCCCGCCAGTTTGTATCTCAACACCGTCGGAGAGCTCTACAATTACATCGGTGGCGAGGCCGATGGCAACGGACTTCAAGGCACCTATCGCGGTGTTTACGACTACAACACCTTTACCACCGATGAGGCCATCATCCCTATTCGCGGGGCCGACTGGTACGATGGCGGCTTCTGGCAACGCCTTTACCGCCACGAATGGAGTGCCGACGACCAGGAGCTTTACACCCTTTGGTGTTATCTCTACAAAGTGGTTGTGCTCTGCAACGATGCCCTCGGCAGACTCGACAAGCACCGTTCGCTCCTCACCACCGGCCAATACGAGAGCTATCGGGCCGAAGTGCGTGCCATCAGGGCGATGTTCTACTATTATCTGATCGATCTTTTCGGCAACGTACCACTGCTCACCGCACCCGAAAGTAAGGTGAACCGGGTGACGAACACCCGTCGCAGCGAGGTATTCAGTTTTGCTTTCGACGAATTACAGACCGTTGCTCCGCAGCTCGCCCCTACCCCTTCCCACCACATGGGCAACTATTATGGCCGGCTGACACGTCCTGTGGCCTATTTCCTGCTGGCCAAACTGGCCCTCAACGCCGAGGTCTTCAGTTGCGATAACCCCACGACCACAGCCCGAAAGGCCGGGCGCGACATCTATTTCACCGTGAACGGCGTGCAGATGAATGCCTGGCAAACCGTAATTCACTACTGCAACCGAATCGCCGACCTGGGCTATCGACTCGAAAACAACTATGCCGACAATTTCAAGATCCACAATGAGAACTCGGCTGAGAACATCTTTACCATCCCCATGGACAAGCATCTCTATGCCAACCAATATCAATACCTCTTTCGCTCGCGCAATTATCACCATGGCAAGGCCCTCGGACTGGGTTCCGAAAACGGAGCCTGCGCCACGCTTTCCACCGTCCGCGCCTTTGGCTACGGCACCCCGCAGGTGGACCATCGCTATGCGCTGAACTTCTATTCGGACACGATTCTTGTAGACGGCGACACCGTTCGGCTCGACGACGGCACACCGCTCGTCTACCAACCTCTTGAAGTACAGTGCAACTTGTCGGCCTCTCGCTACATCAAAACAGCCGGCGCGCGGATGAGCAAATATGAAATCGACCGCAAAGCCTTCTTCGACGGCAAACTGCAAGACAACGACATCGTGCTCTATCGCTATGCCGACGTACTGCTGATGCTGGCAGAAGCCAAGGTGCGCAACGGGCAAAACGGCGACGCTGAGCTGCATCTCGTGCGTGCCCGGGCAGGAATGGGGCCGCGAACAGCCACCCTCGACAACATCCTCGCCGAGCGTCTACTCGAGCTGATGTGGGAAGGTTGGCGCCGACAAGACCTGATTCGCTTCTCGAAGTTCACCCAAGCCTACGACCTACGCACGCCCTTGACTGGCGAAAGCAACGGCCATACCACCCTTTTCCCTATTCCCAACCGCGCTATCGGGGCCAACAAACGCCTCCAACCCAACAGCGCGTTCTGA
- a CDS encoding beta-ketoacyl-ACP synthase III, with translation MDKINAIITGVAGYIPDYVLNNEELSRMVDTNDEWITTRTGIKERRILTEEGLGTSYLARKAARLLMKKTGADPDSIDAVIVATTTPDYIHPSTASIVLGKLGLKKAFAFDFSAACCGFMYAFDVACNMIQSGRHKRIIVIGADKMSAITDYSDRATCPLFGDGAGAVMVEGTMEENVGLMDSLHLADGIGLPFLHVKAGGSVCPSSQFTVDHHLHYTYQEGRTVYRYAVSAMGDDCTKLMERNKLTKDDVDYIVPHQANLRIIEAVAKRVGAPMEKVLVNIQRYGNTSAACMPLVLWDFEKQLKKGDNILFTAFGAGFVHGASYYKWAYDGAEAAEQNK, from the coding sequence ATGGATAAAATTAATGCGATAATCACAGGCGTCGCAGGCTATATCCCCGATTATGTGCTCAATAACGAAGAGCTCTCGAGGATGGTAGACACTAATGACGAATGGATTACTACGCGTACGGGCATCAAAGAACGCCGCATCCTGACGGAAGAGGGACTTGGAACGTCTTATTTGGCGCGAAAAGCGGCGAGACTTCTGATGAAAAAGACTGGGGCAGACCCCGACAGTATCGATGCTGTTATCGTCGCTACGACCACACCCGACTATATCCATCCTTCCACTGCATCGATTGTTTTAGGCAAATTAGGCTTAAAAAAGGCCTTTGCGTTCGACTTTTCGGCAGCCTGTTGCGGATTCATGTATGCCTTTGATGTGGCGTGCAACATGATTCAGAGCGGCCGACACAAGCGTATCATCGTGATCGGAGCCGATAAAATGTCGGCCATCACCGACTATTCCGACCGCGCTACGTGTCCGCTCTTTGGCGATGGAGCCGGTGCCGTGATGGTAGAAGGCACAATGGAAGAGAACGTCGGACTGATGGATTCACTCCACTTGGCAGACGGCATAGGGCTTCCTTTCCTGCATGTGAAAGCCGGAGGATCGGTTTGTCCGTCGTCGCAGTTCACCGTCGACCATCATTTACACTACACCTACCAAGAGGGTCGCACCGTTTATCGCTACGCTGTATCGGCTATGGGCGACGATTGCACCAAGCTAATGGAACGCAACAAGCTGACAAAGGACGACGTAGACTATATCGTTCCGCATCAAGCCAACCTGCGTATCATCGAAGCTGTGGCAAAAAGAGTGGGTGCTCCGATGGAGAAAGTGCTGGTCAACATTCAACGTTACGGCAACACCAGCGCAGCTTGCATGCCGTTGGTGCTGTGGGATTTTGAAAAGCAACTGAAGAAAGGAGACAACATTCTCTTCACTGCCTTTGGCGCAGGTTTCGTTCATGGCGCGTCTTATTATAAGTGGGCATACGACGGAGCTGAGGCGGCAGAGCAGAATAAATGA